The DNA window CAGCAGCTTGAGTTTCTCTATCTCTTGCGAGGCCGCCAGCAGGTTGCCTTCGACCCGCGCGGCGATCAGTTCCACTGCCTCCTGGCTGGCACTCAGGCCCGATTGGGAAAGGCGCTGGCGTATCCACTGGGGAAGTTGCTGGGCATCCACGGGCCAGATCTGGATGAACTGTGCTTCCTTGCCGTCGATCAGCGCCTTGGCCCACTTGGTCTTCTGCGCACTGCCGTCGAGCTTGGGCAGGCTGATCAGCAGGATCGTATCCTCGGCAGGGCGAGCGATGTATTCGAGCAGGGCGCTGGCACCCTTGTCGCCGGGTTTGCCATTGGGAATGCGCAGTTCCAGCAGGCGCTTCTGGGAGAACAATGAGAGGCTGGCGCCAGCCTCGATCAGTTGCCCCCAGTCGAACCCGGCTTCGGCATTGAAGACCTGGCGTTCATCGTAGCCTTGCTGGCGTGCCGCATGGCGGATGCTGTCGCAGGCTTCCTGGCAGAGCAGGTGTTCGTCGCCGCACACGACATAGACGGGGGCGAGGGCACCTTGCAGGTGTTTGCCGAGTTGGGCTGGAGGCAGTTTCATCGGAGGGGATTCCGGGGGCCGTCGCCGGCCCCGCAGGGATCATTCCACAGGCGAGTGCTGGGGGGCGCTTGGCTGTTCGGCCGCTTCCAGTGCCTGCTGCTCCGCACGCAGCTTGTCTTCCGCGTCCCGCTGCAGGCGGTCGAGCTGGGCCGGGGTGATGCGTTGCAGGCGCATGACCAGTTGTTGCAGCAGGTCGCGACGAATTTCTTCACGCAGCTGGTTGGCTTCCTGCGAGGTACCGATCAGGTTGTTTTCGTCATGGACGTAGACCTTGCGCACGTCGACGCTGTCGTTCAGCAGCAGCAGGCCTTGAGGGCCACGGAACTCGTAGTCGAGCTGGCTGGACAACTCGTACTCGGCCGTGCGTGCCGAACCGCTGTAGCTGGCGGTGCGGCGGTGCTCCTGCTCGTTCAGCAGGTTCAGCGTGTAGCGAGCGCCCGGGTGTACCTGGACGCCATTGCTGCTGAGCAGCTGTTCGAGCTGCTTGACGGTGTCGCCATAGCTGTTGCGGGCTTGCAGGTCGATCTCGGTCAGGGCGAAGTCGGCGCTGCCGGTGCCACGCAGTTGGAAACCACAGCCAGCCAGCAGCAATGCGAGGCCAAGCATCATCAGGTTGCGTTTGAGCATTGTGTTATCCCCATCGATGCCGGCGCGGGGCGCCGGCAGGACTCAGTTTGCGACGATATTGACCAGTTTGCCCGGCACCACGATGACCTTGCGGATCGCCAGGCCTTCGGTGAAGCGCAGGACGTTTTCGTTGCTGCGCGCAGCGCTTTCGACTTCTTCGCGGCTGGCCTGTGCCGGCACTTCGATCTGGCCGCGCAGTTTGCCATTGACCTGTACCACCAGGGTCAGGCTGTCCTGAACCAGGGCGGACTCGTCCACCTGTGGCCAGGGTGCGCTGATCACGGCATTGCTGTGACCCAGGCGTTCCCACAGTTCATGGCTGATGTGCGGTGTGATCGGGGCCAGCAGCAGGGCAACGGTCTCCAGGCCATTGTGCAGCAGGGCACGATCCTGCTCGCTGGCGGTGGGAGCCTTTTCCAGCACGTTCATCAGGGTCATGACCTGGGCGATGGCCGTGTTGAACTTGTGGTGCTGGCCGATATCCTGGCTGGCCTGGCGGATGGCCAGGTGAATGGCGCGGCGAATGGCCTTCTGCCCGTCGTCCAGGCTGGCGATGTCCAGCGTGCCCGGCAGGCCGGCACTGACGTGGGCATGGGCCAGGCGCCAGACGCGGCGCAGGAAGCGGTTGGCACCTTCGACGCCTGCGTCGGACCATTCCAGGCTCATGTCGGGCGGCGAGGCGAACATCATGAACAGGCGGCAGGTGTCGGCGCCGTAGGTGTCGATCATGGTCTGCGGGTCGACGCCGTTGTTCTTCGACTTGGACATCTTCTCGGTGCCGCCGATTTCCACCGGCTGGCCGTCACTCTTGAGCTTGGCGGCGATGATCTTGCCCTTGGCGTCGCGTTCGATCTCGACGTCGGCGGGGTTGAACCACTCCTTGCCGCCGTTTTCGCGCAGGCGATAGTAGGTCTCGGCAATCACCATGCCTTGTGTCAGCAGGTTGGCGAACGGTTCGTCGGAGTCGATCAGGCCCTGGTCGCGCATCAGCTTGTGGAAGAAACGCGCATACAGCAGGTGCAGGATGGCGTGCTCGATGCCGCCGATGTACTGGTCGACCGGCAGCCAGTAGTTGGCTTCTTCCTTGTCCAGCATGCCGCCTTCGAAGTTCGGCGAGGCATAGCGGGCGAAGTACCAGGAGCTCTCGACGAAGGTGTCCATGGTGTCGGTTTCGCGCCGTGCCGGCTTGCCGGTGCGCGGGTCGGTGGTTTCGTAGAAGGAGGGCAGGCGCGCCAGCGGCGAGCCGGCGCCGTCCGGCACCACGTCTTCGGGCAGCACCACGGGCAGCAGTTCGGCCGGGACCGGGATGTCGTCGCCGTCTTCACCGTGGATGATCGGGATCGGGCAGCCCCAGTAGCGCTGGCGGCTGATACCCCAGTCGCGCAGGCGGAACTGGGTCTTGCGGGTACCGTGGGCACTGGCCTCGAGGGCGGCGACGATGGCGTCGAAGGCCTCGTTGAAGGACTTGCCGTCGAAGGTGCCGGAGTTGATGGTGGTCAGGCCATCCTTGTCGCCATACCAGGCTTGCCACTCGCTGGCTGAGAAGTCCTTGCCCTCGCCGGCATAGACCTGGCGGATCGGCAGGTCGTATTTGTTGGCGAATTCGAAGTCGCGCTCGTCATGCGCCGGCACGGCCATCACCGCGCCTTCGCCGTAGCCCCACAGCACGTAGTTGGCGACGAACACCGGCAGTTTGTCGCCGGTCAGCGGATGGATGACGAACTGGCCGGTGGCCAGGCCTTTCTTCTCCATGGTGGCCATGTCGGCCTCGGCCACGGAGCCCGCCTTGCATTCGGCGATGAAGGCTTGCAGGTCGGCGTTGTGCTCTGCCGCACGCTGGGCCAGCGGGTGTTCGGCGGCGACCGCGACGTAGGTCGCGCCCATCAGGGTGTCGGGGCGCGTGGAGTAGACCTTCAACTGGCCTTCGCTGCCGATACTGTCGGCGTCATAGTCGAAGACGATGTCGGCGCCGAAGCTCTTGCCGATCCAGTTGCGCTGCATGGTCTTGACCTGCTCGGGCCAGCCCGGCAGGTCGTCCAGGCTGTTCAGCAGTTCTTCGGCATAGGCGGTGATGCGGAAGTAGTACATCGGGATTTCGCGCTTCTCGATCAGCGCACCCGAACGCCAGCCGCACCCGTCGATGACCTGCTCGTTGGCCAGGACGGTCTGGTCGACCGGGTCCCAGTTCACGGTGCCGTTCTTGCGGTAGATGATGCCCTTGCGGAACAGCTCGGTGAACAGCCACTGCTCCCAGCGGTAGTAGTCCGGCTTGCAGGTAGTGACTTCACGCGACCAGTCGATGGCCAGGCCCAGGCTCTTGAGCTGGGTCTTCATGTAGTCGATGTTGGAGTAGGTCCACTCGGCAGGGGGAACATTGTTGTTCATCGCCGCGTTTTCCGCCGGCATGCCGAAGGCGTCCCAACCCATGGGTTGCAGCACGTTCTTGCCCTGCATGCGCTGGTAGCGTGCGATCACGTCGCCGATGGTGTAGTTGCGCACGTGCCCCATGTGTAGCTTGCCGCTGGGGTAGGGGAACATCGACAGGCAGTAGAACTTCTCCTGCCCCGGCTTCATGACGGCCTGGAATGATTGGTTGGCGTTCCAGAAGGACTGCGCGGCGGCTTCGATTTCGCGGGGCTGATACTGTTCGTGCATGGCTACTGTTTTAGGCAGGAAGACTGGCTTCTCCGACTGTATGGCCGGCAACCCGTGGAGGCTGGCAGGCAGCGGAGCTTCGTAAACGCGGTAGCATACATGACGCCCGACAGGCTGGGGAACGTGATTTGCTCCGGCCTCCCCGTCCTGCACACCGCAAGTCCGGGCGATGCCTTGCCTGCGCAGCGGAGAGGGCAGGAGGCCATCAACCCTGGCTGACGCCTACCCGCACCATGACAGCACATGGCTATCCCGCTGTCCGATGGCGGTGCGACAGCCGGCATGACGCACCTTGTCGGGACTAGTTGGCCGCCTCAGGGTTGCCCTTTCTTGCGCCTGGCGAAGGTTGCCCAGGCGAGGATCAGCAGGCATGCAAGCCCCAGTGGCCAGGAGCGCCATTGCAGGAAGGGCGTCAGCCCTTGCATGGGCGTGACTTCACCCCTGAGCACGGCCTGTTCGAACTGTGGCGCCTGGGCCTGGATACGGCCGTAGGGGTCGATCAGGACCGTGATGCCGTTGTTGGTGGCGCGGATCATCCAGCGTCCGGCCTCCAATGCACGCATCTGCGCCATTTGCAGGTGTTGCAGCGGGCCGATCGAGCGCCCGAACCAGGCATCGTTGCTGACCGTCAGCAGGATATCGCTCTGCGCTGCCAGGGCTGCCGCGAAGTCCGGGTAGACCACTTCGTAGCAGATATAAGGCGCGATCCTGTAGCCCTTGGCCTGCAAGGGGGGTTGGTCGGGCTCGCCACGGGCGAAGTCCGACATCGGCAGGTCGAAGAAGGCGATCAGCCCACGCAGCATGTCCTGCAGCGGTACGTATTCGCCGAAGGGCACCAGTCGCTGCTTGAAGTAGGTATCGCCGCCCTGGCCGAGTACGGTCAGGCCGTTGTAGTAGCGGTTTTCCCCGGCGGCATTGGGACGGCGTACGGGAATGCCTGCGATCAACGCTGAGTCACGCTGGTTGGACGTGTCGTCGAGCATGGCCAGGTAGCCGGTGACCTGCTCCTGGAAGACCGGGATTGCCGTTTCTGGCCAGACCACCAGGTCGCTGCGCGGGCTCTCCAGGGTCAGGTCACGGTACAGGATCAGTTGCCGCTCCAGCTTCTGCGGGTCCCATTTCATGCTCTGTTCGATATTGCCCTGCACCGCCGTGACGCTCAGCGCCTGGCCTTTCGCCTGGGTCCAGTCATGTTGGCCAAGCGTCATGCCCAGCAGCCAGAGCGAGCCGACCAGTACCACGGCCAGCAGCGCTTGCTGTTTGTGTTTGAAGAGCGCCGGCAGATTGCTCAGCAGGGCGGCGCTCAGGACGATGGTGAAGCTCAACAGCCAGACACCGCCCAGCGGCGCGAGGCCGGCGAGGGGACCGTCCAGTTGGCTGTAGCCCGCGTATAGCCAGGGAAATCCGGTCAGTATCCAGCCGCGCAAGGCGTCCAGGGCCAGCCAGAGGGCGGCGAAGGCCAGGGCGTCGGCCAGGGGCGCGTTAGTACGGCGTAGCCAGCCGCTCCAGAGCCAGCCGAGCAGGGCGAAGAACAGTGCCAGCCCGGCGACGAAACCCAGTGTCAGCAAGCCCGCGAGGGCGGGGGAGGCAGCACCGAAGTCGTGGATGCTGACGTAGACCCAACTGACTCCCGACGCGAACAGGCCGAAGCCATAGCACCAGCCCCGTCCCGCGGCCTGTTTCCGTGACAGGTTGCGCAGGCCCAGGTAGAGCAGGGCTGCGGAGAGCAGGGGCAGTGGCCAGAGATCGAAGGGGGCCAGGCCGAGGGTGGTGAGCGTGCCGGCCAGCAATGCCAGCAGGTTGCCTGGCCAGCCGGGATTGAACAGCCGTGTCAGCATGGAAATCTCTCGGATCAAGGGTGGGGGCGATCAGGTGCAGGCACCCGGTGCGGGAAGGGTGAATAGTCCTTCCCGCGGAGGTTGGAGTCCAGTGTCGGTGTCGTCCGGTGGGCTGGGGCAAGCGCAAGAACCCTCTCCCCAGCCCTCTCCCGCACGCGGGAGAGGGGGCAAAAGTGGGCTCTGCCCATGCCTATCCGTATGGCTTGTCCATATGAATAGGCATCACCATCTTCATGCGGCTGCCCTGTCCGGCCGCCCAAGGGCAGTACCCACGCGGATTACGCTCGCGTGCCGTTCACTGCTTCGTCAGGCGCAGCATATGCACGCGGCGGCTGTCTGCGCTGAGTACGCGGAAACGGAAGCCGTCGATCTCGGTGGTTTCGTTGCGTTTGGGCAGGTGGCCGAATGCGCTCATTACCAGGCCGGCCACGGTTTCGTACTCGTTGTCGGGGAATTCGCTGTCGAAGAACGCGTTGAAGCGCTCGATGGGCGTCAGTGCCTTGACCAGGAAGTCGCCGCTGGGCAGCGGACGGATGTAGCTGTCTTCTTCGACGTCGTGCTCGTCCTCGATGTCGCCGACGATCTGCTCCAGTACGTCCTCGATGGTCACCAGGCCGGCCACGCCGCCGTATTCGTCGATGACGATGGCCATGTGGTTGTGGTTGGCGCGGAACTCGCGCAACAGCACGTTGAGTCGCTTGGACTCGGGTACGAAGGTGGCCGGGCGCAGCAACTGGCGCAGGTCGAACGCATGGTGAGGGTCGCGCAGGATCAGCGGCAGCAGGTCCTTGGCCAGCAGGACGCCGACGATATCGTCCAGGCTCTCGCCGATCACCGGGTAGCGGGAGTGGGCCGCGGCGATGATTTCCGGCAGGAACTCCTCCGGTGCCTGGCCCGCGCGGATGGTGATGACCTGGGAGCGCGGCACCATGATGTCGCGCACTTGTAGGTCCGCGACCTGGATGGCGCCTTCGACGATGGCCAGGGCCTCGTTGTCGAGTAGGTTGTTCTGGTGTGCGCCGCGCAGGATTTCCAGCAGGTCCTGGCGGTTTTTCGGCTCATGGGAAAAGGCCTTGGTGATGTTTTCCAGCCAGGACTTTTTCCCGTTGCTCGATCGATCTTCGCTCATGTCTGTGACTCAAGAGTCCCTTGATGTAGGCCCTGTCGGGCTATTCGGCCGCATAAGGGTCGGGATGACCCAGTTCGGCCAGTAGTTGGCGTTCCAGTTGTTCCATTTCCTCGGCTTCGTCCTCTTCGATGTGGTCGTAGCCGAGCAGATGCAGGCAGCCGTGGATGACCAGGTGCGCCCAGTGCGCTGCAAGAACCTTGCCCTGTTCGGTGGCCTCGCGTTCGACCACCGGGACGCAGATCACCATGTCCCCCAGCAGCGGGATATCCAGATATTCGTCCGGTACCTCGGCAGGAAAGGAGAGGACATTGGTCGCATAGTCCTTGTGCCGCCAGGTGTGGTTCAGCTCGCGGCCTTCGGCTTCGTCGACCAGGCGAATGGTCAGCTCGGAGTCGGCGCTGCGCTGGCGCAGGGCCAGGGCGCACCAGGCCTGGAAGTCGCTGGTGGCAGGCACCTGGCCTGCCGAGGCGTTCTGCAGGTCCAGTTCAATCCGCACTGCGGTCTCCCGCCTTCGAGCCCTGGCGGCCCTCGAAACGCTCGTAGGCTTCGACGATGCGTTGCACCAAGGGATGGCGTACCACGTCCTTGGGCTGGAAGTGGGTGAAGCTGATGCCGTTGACCTTGTCCAGCACCTCGATGACGTGGGCCAGGCCGGACTTGGTGCCGCGTGGCAGGTCGACCTGGGTGATGTCGCCGGTGATCACTGCGGTGGAGCCGAAGCCGATCCGGGTGAGGAACATCTTCATCTGTTCCTGGGTGGTGTTCTGGCTCTCGTCGAGGATGATGAAGCTGTTGTTCAGCGTGCGCCCGCGCATGTAGGCCAGCGGTGCGATCTCGATCACCTGCTTTTCGATCAGCCGCGCCACTTGCTCGAAACCGAGCATTTCGTACAGGGCGTCGTACAGCGGGCGCAGGTAAGGGTCGATCTTCTGTGCCAGGTCGCCGGGCAGGAAGCCCAGTTTTTCGCCCGCTTCGACCGCCGGGCGCACCAGAAGGATGCGTCGCACCTGTTCGCGCTCCAGCGCATCCACCGCGCAGGCGACGGCCAGGTAGGTCTTGCCGGTGCCGGCGGGGCCGACGCCGAAGTTGATGTCGTTTTCCAGGATCGCCTTGACGTAGCGCTGCTGGTTGGCACCGCGTGGTGTGATGCTGCCCTTGCGTGTGCGCAGGCTGACGAGCTGGCTGGCGTGGCCCGTCCCGATTTCCTCCATGGCGGATTCCTGCAAATACAGGTGCACGGTATCGGGAGGCAGTTCGGCGCCCTTGGCCTCACGGTACAGGCGTCGCAGCAGCTTTTCCGCGGCATGGGTCACTTCGGGGGCGCCGACCAGTTCGAACTGGTTGCCGCGATTGCGGATTTCCAGGTCCAGACGCTGTTCGATCAGTCGCAGGTTTTCGTCGAACTGGCCGCAGAGATTGGCGAAGCGATCGGCTTCGAAGGGTTCCAGGGTAAAGCGATGGGGTTCTATGGGGGTGTTCAAGAGCTTTTGTTTGACCGTGATCGACAGAAAGATGGGGTGAGGATAGCGCCACAGCGTAAAAGCGCAAAGCTACAAGAACGAGACAGGCACCAGGTTGTGATGGGTGCCTGCCGTTCGGGGGCGTTGTCGTCAGTCCAGCAGCGTGCCGCGCAGCGAGTGCGGCAGGGCATCGTCGATGTGCACGTCGATGAACTGGCCGATCAGCAACGGATTGTTGCTGCGGAAGTTGACGATGCGGTTGTGTTCGGTGCGGCCCTGCAGCATGCCAGGGTCCTTCTTCGAGTAATCGCTGACGAGGATACGCTGGGTGGTACCGACCAGGCGGCGGCTGTTCTCGAAGCCCTGCTGGTTGATGCGCTGCTGGAGGATCGACAGACGCTGTTTCTTCACTTCGTCAGGGGTGTCGTCCGGCAGGTCCGAGGCCGGGGTGCCGGGGCGCGGGCTGTAGATGAAGGAGAAGGAGAAGTCGAAGCCGACGTCCTCGATCAGCTTCATGGTCTGCTCGAAGTCTTTCTCGGTCTCGCCGGGGAAGCCGACGATGAAGTCGGAGCTGATCATGATGTCCGGCACCGCTGCTTTCAGCTTGCGGATGCGCGACTTGTATTCCAGCGCCGTGTGGTTGCGCTTCATCGCCGCGAGGATGCGGTCGGAGCCGGACTGCACCGGCAGGTGCAGGTATTTCACCAGTTCCGGTACTTCGGCGTGGGCCTGGATCAGCGCGTCGGAGAACTCCAGGGGGTGCGAGGTGGTGTAGCGGATACGGTCGATGCCGTCGACTTCGGCGATCACGCGGATCAGTTCGGCGAGGTCGGCGATACGCCCGTCGTGGGTGGCGCCCCGGTAGCCGTTGACGTTCTGGCCGAGCAGGGTGACTTCGCGCACGCCGTTTTCCGCCAGGTGGATGACCTCGGCCAGCACGTCGTCGAACGGGCGGCTGACTTCCTCGCCACGGGTATAGGGCACTACGCAGAAGCTGCAGTACTTGCTGCAACCTTCCATGACCGAGACGAAGGCACTGGGGCCGTCGATGCGCGGCTCCGGCAGGTGGTCGAACTTCTCGATCTCGGGGAAGGAGATATCCACCTGCGGTGTTTGCGTGGCCCGGGCGGCGTCGATCATTTCCGGCAGGCGGTGCAGGGTCTGCGGACCGAAGACCACGTCGACATAGGGCGCACGGTCACGGATCGCCGCGCCTTCCTGGCTGGCCACGCAGCCGCCGACGCCGATCACCAGTTGCGGGTTCTCCAGCTTCAGCTCACGCCAGCGGCCCAGTTGCGAGAAGACTTTTTCCTGGGCCTTTTCGCGAATTGAACAGGTGTTGAGCAGGATCACGTCGGCTTGTGCCGGGTCGTTGGTGATCTCCAGGGGCTGCTGTTCACCCAGCAGGTCGATCATGCGCGAGCTGTCGTACTCGTTCATCTGGCAACCGTGGGTTTCGATGTAAAGCTTGCGGGTCATGTGACGGGGCCGGCGTTGTGCAAAAAATGACCGCGAATTATAAGCGCCAATGGTGGATGCGGCTACCGTTCGTATGTATGGCTCGGGGCGAGCGGGCTATGTGGAGATTGAGACTGGATTGGCAATTTTGGCTTTTGGCGTACACCCGCAGCTGGTGTAGTGGCCGAACTACCGGTTTCGGCCTTACGCCGAGTCACTTTCTCTTGTTCGCACAAGAGAAAGTGACCAAAGAGAATGCGCCCCCAGCATACGGCCCCTGCGCTGCGCTCCGGGGTTCCCTCGCTCCATCGCCGTTCCAGGTGCACGCCGCGAAGGGCCATCTATGGCCCATCGCGACTCTCGCGGCAT is part of the Pseudomonas sp. ABC1 genome and encodes:
- the holA gene encoding DNA polymerase III subunit delta translates to MKLPPAQLGKHLQGALAPVYVVCGDEHLLCQEACDSIRHAARQQGYDERQVFNAEAGFDWGQLIEAGASLSLFSQKRLLELRIPNGKPGDKGASALLEYIARPAEDTILLISLPKLDGSAQKTKWAKALIDGKEAQFIQIWPVDAQQLPQWIRQRLSQSGLSASQEAVELIAARVEGNLLAASQEIEKLKLLAEQGQITADTVQAAVADSARYDVFGLIDAALHGQAQHSLHMLQGLRGEGVEAPVILWALSREIRLLANLAHQYAQGTPLERAFSQARPPVWDKRRPLLSKALQRHSSARWNQMLQEAQQIDEQIKGQAPGDAWIGLANLSLQLAGQRLFKKEH
- the lptE gene encoding LPS assembly lipoprotein LptE, which gives rise to MLKRNLMMLGLALLLAGCGFQLRGTGSADFALTEIDLQARNSYGDTVKQLEQLLSSNGVQVHPGARYTLNLLNEQEHRRTASYSGSARTAEYELSSQLDYEFRGPQGLLLLNDSVDVRKVYVHDENNLIGTSQEANQLREEIRRDLLQQLVMRLQRITPAQLDRLQRDAEDKLRAEQQALEAAEQPSAPQHSPVE
- the leuS gene encoding leucine--tRNA ligase: MHEQYQPREIEAAAQSFWNANQSFQAVMKPGQEKFYCLSMFPYPSGKLHMGHVRNYTIGDVIARYQRMQGKNVLQPMGWDAFGMPAENAAMNNNVPPAEWTYSNIDYMKTQLKSLGLAIDWSREVTTCKPDYYRWEQWLFTELFRKGIIYRKNGTVNWDPVDQTVLANEQVIDGCGWRSGALIEKREIPMYYFRITAYAEELLNSLDDLPGWPEQVKTMQRNWIGKSFGADIVFDYDADSIGSEGQLKVYSTRPDTLMGATYVAVAAEHPLAQRAAEHNADLQAFIAECKAGSVAEADMATMEKKGLATGQFVIHPLTGDKLPVFVANYVLWGYGEGAVMAVPAHDERDFEFANKYDLPIRQVYAGEGKDFSASEWQAWYGDKDGLTTINSGTFDGKSFNEAFDAIVAALEASAHGTRKTQFRLRDWGISRQRYWGCPIPIIHGEDGDDIPVPAELLPVVLPEDVVPDGAGSPLARLPSFYETTDPRTGKPARRETDTMDTFVESSWYFARYASPNFEGGMLDKEEANYWLPVDQYIGGIEHAILHLLYARFFHKLMRDQGLIDSDEPFANLLTQGMVIAETYYRLRENGGKEWFNPADVEIERDAKGKIIAAKLKSDGQPVEIGGTEKMSKSKNNGVDPQTMIDTYGADTCRLFMMFASPPDMSLEWSDAGVEGANRFLRRVWRLAHAHVSAGLPGTLDIASLDDGQKAIRRAIHLAIRQASQDIGQHHKFNTAIAQVMTLMNVLEKAPTASEQDRALLHNGLETVALLLAPITPHISHELWERLGHSNAVISAPWPQVDESALVQDSLTLVVQVNGKLRGQIEVPAQASREEVESAARSNENVLRFTEGLAIRKVIVVPGKLVNIVAN
- the lnt gene encoding apolipoprotein N-acyltransferase, with protein sequence MLTRLFNPGWPGNLLALLAGTLTTLGLAPFDLWPLPLLSAALLYLGLRNLSRKQAAGRGWCYGFGLFASGVSWVYVSIHDFGAASPALAGLLTLGFVAGLALFFALLGWLWSGWLRRTNAPLADALAFAALWLALDALRGWILTGFPWLYAGYSQLDGPLAGLAPLGGVWLLSFTIVLSAALLSNLPALFKHKQQALLAVVLVGSLWLLGMTLGQHDWTQAKGQALSVTAVQGNIEQSMKWDPQKLERQLILYRDLTLESPRSDLVVWPETAIPVFQEQVTGYLAMLDDTSNQRDSALIAGIPVRRPNAAGENRYYNGLTVLGQGGDTYFKQRLVPFGEYVPLQDMLRGLIAFFDLPMSDFARGEPDQPPLQAKGYRIAPYICYEVVYPDFAAALAAQSDILLTVSNDAWFGRSIGPLQHLQMAQMRALEAGRWMIRATNNGITVLIDPYGRIQAQAPQFEQAVLRGEVTPMQGLTPFLQWRSWPLGLACLLILAWATFARRKKGQP
- a CDS encoding HlyC/CorC family transporter, coding for MSEDRSSNGKKSWLENITKAFSHEPKNRQDLLEILRGAHQNNLLDNEALAIVEGAIQVADLQVRDIMVPRSQVITIRAGQAPEEFLPEIIAAAHSRYPVIGESLDDIVGVLLAKDLLPLILRDPHHAFDLRQLLRPATFVPESKRLNVLLREFRANHNHMAIVIDEYGGVAGLVTIEDVLEQIVGDIEDEHDVEEDSYIRPLPSGDFLVKALTPIERFNAFFDSEFPDNEYETVAGLVMSAFGHLPKRNETTEIDGFRFRVLSADSRRVHMLRLTKQ
- the ybeY gene encoding rRNA maturation RNase YbeY; the encoded protein is MRIELDLQNASAGQVPATSDFQAWCALALRQRSADSELTIRLVDEAEGRELNHTWRHKDYATNVLSFPAEVPDEYLDIPLLGDMVICVPVVEREATEQGKVLAAHWAHLVIHGCLHLLGYDHIEEDEAEEMEQLERQLLAELGHPDPYAAE
- a CDS encoding PhoH family protein translates to MNTPIEPHRFTLEPFEADRFANLCGQFDENLRLIEQRLDLEIRNRGNQFELVGAPEVTHAAEKLLRRLYREAKGAELPPDTVHLYLQESAMEEIGTGHASQLVSLRTRKGSITPRGANQQRYVKAILENDINFGVGPAGTGKTYLAVACAVDALEREQVRRILLVRPAVEAGEKLGFLPGDLAQKIDPYLRPLYDALYEMLGFEQVARLIEKQVIEIAPLAYMRGRTLNNSFIILDESQNTTQEQMKMFLTRIGFGSTAVITGDITQVDLPRGTKSGLAHVIEVLDKVNGISFTHFQPKDVVRHPLVQRIVEAYERFEGRQGSKAGDRSAD
- the miaB gene encoding tRNA (N6-isopentenyl adenosine(37)-C2)-methylthiotransferase MiaB, giving the protein MTRKLYIETHGCQMNEYDSSRMIDLLGEQQPLEITNDPAQADVILLNTCSIREKAQEKVFSQLGRWRELKLENPQLVIGVGGCVASQEGAAIRDRAPYVDVVFGPQTLHRLPEMIDAARATQTPQVDISFPEIEKFDHLPEPRIDGPSAFVSVMEGCSKYCSFCVVPYTRGEEVSRPFDDVLAEVIHLAENGVREVTLLGQNVNGYRGATHDGRIADLAELIRVIAEVDGIDRIRYTTSHPLEFSDALIQAHAEVPELVKYLHLPVQSGSDRILAAMKRNHTALEYKSRIRKLKAAVPDIMISSDFIVGFPGETEKDFEQTMKLIEDVGFDFSFSFIYSPRPGTPASDLPDDTPDEVKKQRLSILQQRINQQGFENSRRLVGTTQRILVSDYSKKDPGMLQGRTEHNRIVNFRSNNPLLIGQFIDVHIDDALPHSLRGTLLD